One region of Scomber scombrus chromosome 10, fScoSco1.1, whole genome shotgun sequence genomic DNA includes:
- the dnajc5aa gene encoding dnaJ (Hsp40) homolog, subfamily C, member 5aa: MAEQQRQRSLSTAGESLYVVLGVEKVATADDIKRCYRKLALKFHPDKNPDNPEAADKFKEINNAHSILNDPTKRNIYDKYGSLGLYVAEQFGEENVNTYFVLSSWWAKALFVFCGLATGCYFCCCLCCCCNCCCGKCKPRPREGQDQEFYVSPEDLEAQLQSDEREAGGDPIVLQPSATETTQLTSDGHYSYHTDTGFN; this comes from the exons ATGGCCGAGCAACAGAGGCAGCGCTCTCTGTCCACCGCTGGTGAATCTCTCTATGTGGTGTTGGGAGTTGAAAAGGTGGCCACAGCTGACGATATCAAGAGATGTTACAG GAAACTTGCATTGAAGTTTCACCCTGACAAGAATCCTGACAACCCAGAGGCAGCTGATAAGTTCAAGGAGATAAACAATGCCCACTCGATTCTGAACGACCCCACGAAGCGTAATATTTACGACAAATATGGCTCCCTGGGACTATATGTGGCAGAGCAGTTTGGAGAAGAGAATGTTAACACTTACTTTGTCCTCTCGAGCTGGTGGGCAAAG GCTCTGTTTGTATTCTGCGGCCTGGCCACTGGGTGCTACTTCTGTTGCTGcctgtgttgctgctgtaacTGCTGCTGTGGTAAATGTAAACCTCGGCCCCGAGAGGGACAGGACCAAGAATTTTATGTGTCCCCCGAGGACCTGGAGGCTCAGCTGCAATCTGATGAGAGAG AGGCCGGTGGTGACCCCATAGTGCTGCAACCATCTGCAACAGAGACAACCCAGTTAACATCGGATGGTCACTACTCCTACCACACTGACACCGGCTTCAACTAA